In Oncorhynchus mykiss isolate Arlee chromosome 19, USDA_OmykA_1.1, whole genome shotgun sequence, the sequence aaggccgctcagcaagaaagaagccactgctccaaaaccgccataaaaaagccagactacggtttgcaactgcacatggagacaaacaTCGtactttttgagaaatgtcctctggtctgatgaaacaaaaatagaactgtttggccataattgggcggcaggtagcctagtggttagagctttggactagtaaccgaaaggttgcaagtttgaatccccgagctgacaaggttcaaatctgtcgttctgcccctgaacaaggaagttaacccactgttcctaggccgtcattgaaaataagaatttgttcttaactgacttgcctagttaaataaagataaaataaaaaataattaccatcgttatgtttggaagaaaaagggggaggcttgcaagtcaaagaacaccataccaactgtgaagcacgggggtggcagcatcatgttgtggtgggtgctttactgcaggagggactggtgcacttcacagaatagatggcatcatgagggaggaaaattatgtggatatattgaagcaacatctcaagacatcagtcaggaagttaaagcttggtcacaaatgggtcttccaaatggacaataaccccaagcatacttccaaagttgttgcaaaatggcttaaggacagcaaagtcaaggtattggagtggccatcacgaagacctgacctcaaccccataaataatttgtgagcagaactgaaaaagcgtgtgcaagcaaggaggcctacaaacctgactcagttacaccagctctgtcaggaggaatgggccaaaattcacccaacttattgtgggaagcttgtggaaggctaccctaaatgtttgacccaagttactcaatttaaagccaatgctaccaaatactaattgagtgtatgtaaacttctgacccactgggaatgtgatgaaagaaatcaaatctgaaataaatcgttctactattattctgacatttcacattcttaaaataaagtggtgatcctaactctgacctaagactgggaatttttacttttactttttacttttactttacattttcaggaattgtgaaatgtatttggctacggtgtatgtaaacgtctgacttcaactgtatgttgtacTGTTCTGAACTCTACTCTGCTCAGCTGTGCTGCGCTGTAGTGTATTGCACTGCACTGTGCTCTGCTacactgtgatgtccaaacttgtgaaacatgatgagaatgacattcatatccataattattcATTTCTGTGTAGttcagatcagggacccatgatgtaattccgttaccataATTCCGTTACCAGGTGTACATTTTTTACAAACTCAAGGTGCCATGTCATAGCTTACACCCCAGTCTTTCTGCgcacatctttgaatcttaaaaCGGAGCAGATATTTAAGAGTTTTTGGGAAATGTAGTTGCATAAAaacctgagggagattttaccttAATTCCGTTACCAAAATTTGCATCTGTACAGTTCTTCCACTAAATTAGTTTTTGTACAtttttcagtggaaattgttaagTCGTCATTGTGCAtaattgtatggtttgttaaactcgaaattaatgttttttgtttggcatacattttaaagtgaaaaaactGAGTCAAAGCGTAAATTCAATTAATGTGAAATTGCACCGTATTGTTGGGGTACCTTTGCAATGCTCTCATGCTGTGGTAGCCtacatctatcttcagagctcgtgctgctaggcgacctaaactggaacatgcttaacaccccagccatcctacaatctaaacttgatgccctcaatctcacacaaattatcaatgaacctaccaggtacctccccaaagccttaaacacgggcaccctcatagatatcatcctaaccaacttgccctctaaatacacctctgctgtcttcaaccaagatctcagcgatcactgcctcattgcctgcatccgtaatgggtcagcggtcaaacgacctccactcatcactgtaaaacgctccctgaaacacttcagcgagcaggcctttctaatcgacctggccggggtatcctggaaggatattgatctcatcccgtcagtagaggatgcctggatattttttttaaatgccttcctaaccatcttaaataaacatgccccattcaagaaatttagaaccaggaacagatatagcccttggttctccccagacctgactgcccttaaccaacacaaaaacatcctatggcgttctgcattagcatcgaacagcccccgtgatatgcagctgttcagggaagctagaaaccattatacacaggcagttagaaaagccaaggctagctttttcaagcataaatttgcttcctgcaacactaactcaaaaaagttctgggacactgtaaagtccatggagaataagaacacctcctcccagctgcccactgcactgaagataggaaacactgtcaccactgataaatccaccataatttagaatttcaataagcatttttctacggctgccatgctttccacctggctactcctaccccggtcaacagcactgcaccccccacagcaactcgcccaagccttccccatttctccttctcccaaatccattcagctgatgttctgaaagagctgcaaaatctggacccctacaaatctacaatctggaccctttctttctaaaaattatctgccgaaattgttgccacccctattactagcctgttcaacctctctttcgtgtcgtctgagattcccaaagattggaaagcagctgcggtcatccccctcttcaaaggggggggacactcttgacccaaactgctacagacctatatctatcctaccatgcctttctaaggtcttcgaaagccaagtcaacaaacagattaccgaccatttcgaatctcaccataccttctctgctatgcaatctggtttcagagctggtcatgggtgcacctcagccacgctcaaggtcctaaacgatatcttaaccgccatcgataagaaacattactgtgcagccgtattcattgatctggccaaggctttcgactctgtcaatcaccacatcctcatcagcagactcgacagccttggtttctcaaatgattgcctcgcctggttcaccaactacttctctgatagagttcagtgtgtcaaatcggagggtctgctgtccggacctctggcagtctctatgggggtgccacagggttcaattcttggaccgactctcttctctgtatacatcaatgaggtcgctcttgctgctggtgagtctctgatccacctctacgcagacgacaccattctgtatacttctggcccttctttggacactgtgttaacaaccctcaaggcaagcttcaatgccatacaactctccttccgtggcctcaaattgctcttaaatacaagtaaaactaaatgcaggctcttcaaccgatctctacctgcacctacccgcctgtccaacatcactactctggacggctctgacttagaatacgtggacaactacaaatacttaggtgtctggttagactgtaaactctccttccagacccatatcaaacatctccaatccaaagttaaatctagaattggcttcctatttcgcaacaaagcatccttcactcatgctgccaaacatacccttgtaaaactgaccatcctaccaatcctcgactttggcgatgtcatttacaaaatagcctccaataccctactcaacaaattggatgcagtctatcacagtgcaatccgttttgtcaccaaagccccatatactacccaccattgcgacctgtacgctctcgttggctggccctcgcttcatactcgtcgccaaacccactggctccatgtcatctacaagaccctactaggtaaagtccccccttatctcagctcgctggtcaccatagcatctcccacctgtagcacacgctccagcaggtatatctctctagtcacccccaaaaccaattatttctttggccgcctctccttccagttctctgctgccaatgactggaacgaactacaaaaatctctgaaactggaaacacttatctccctcactagctttaagcaccaactgtcagagcagctcacatattactgcacctgtacataggccacctataatttagcccaaacaactacctctttccctactgtatttaatttatttatttattttgctcctttgcaccccattatttttatttctactttgcacattcttccattgcaaatctaccattccattgttttacttgctatattgtatttactttgccaccatggcctttttttttgcctttacctcccttctcacctcatttgctcacatcgtatatagacttgtttatactgtattattgactgtatgtttgttttactccatgtgtaactctgtgtcgttgtatctgtcgaactgctttgctttatcttggccaggtcgcaattgtaaatgagaacttgttctcaacttgcctacctggttaaataaaggtgaaataaataaattaaaattacATGCCGTACTGGACATGCTTTACTCTAGGTGGCAAGTCACACAGAAAAGGACAgggtacagtagtgtgtgtgtgtgtgtgcctcagtgACACAATCGGCCATCTTGTCAGAGGAGATTTACGAATACAAACGAGAGATGTGAATGAATACAGAGCCCTTCCCCCGCACCTCACTGTCTGAGGATTAAGAGCTGGCAGGATGAGTTTTGGGGTTTGAACAATCCGCCTTTGTCCCGCTCAGGGCACAAGTGCCCTCTGTTAGTGCTGCATCACTGATCTGCACCGCCATCTCCCAACTGATTCCCATACTCTCCCCACAATCCCACACGTCTCCACTATCAAGCCTGGCGTACACAAATGTAACAATCTTGTTATTGCCAATTTAACAGTTTATTGGAACTGTTCAACAGTTGATTGTAGAACTTGTTTTTAATAATTTCACCTCTGACGCAGCAGTTTCATATTTGCACCAGTTCACTGTTGACAGAATTATCAATGACATGTTATGCCTGTTATGCCTGTTATTGCCTGTGACGCTATCTTCTGCCTATTTCATCTATCCACTTTTCTATACTTTTAAGTTTGCCTAATCCAATTGTCTCTAAGGTCTGTGATTTAAATCCAATGTCCATCTTCTCTTTTTCTGCTTCTAGGTGATGCCATGTCTGACCTTTTCAGGAAGCCCATGAGTGATGATGGTGAACTGTACACCTCACTCCTGTCCAATCAGAGCTACCCCTCAGGCCAGGATGCCTCTTACCTGTCTGATGACCTGAAGCGTTCCTCTGACCACTCCTCCCAGGACACCTTCGACTCCTACGGCATCTTTGATTCCCCCCACACCAAGATGACCACTGACCTGGTTGATGTGATGCCCAAGTCCCTGCTGGGTAGCTCTGAGTTGAAGACGGAGGCCTACAACTACATGGATATCAGCCATGGTGATGACGTCCACAACCTGAGCTGTCCACAACCAGCACCCCTGCATAGTCTGGTGGACACCGGGCTGTCTGGCCTGGACTCCCTGGGAGACTACATGGATAAGAGCCCTGCAGGacacgaggaggaagaggaggagaacctGGGACCGGCGCTGGACTCCCACTCCTTCCCTTACGTTGAGGAGCCTTCTGAGGATGAGGAGCTGTCTGACTACCGCTCCTACCGCAACCTGGGCACCCCTCAGACCGCTAGCCCTGTGAAGATCATCCTGACCGAGTCCCACCCACCTGCTGCCCCCAAACCCATCCTCCCACAGGCAAACGTGTCTGACAACATCCTCAGCCTGGGCTTGCAGGGCGTCCCCACGGTTACGCTCTCTGAGCCAGAGGACGACAGCCCCGACTCATCCCCCAATGCATCCCCAACAGGTACCTATCGCCCACGCACTCCCACTGTGTCCTTGTAAGTTAGAGTTCACCATAACCATGGTCTTGGTCTTGGACTATGGTTTAATGACAATTTATGTACAGTATTTCAAGtgggtaaaaaaaacacatttagatgTAAGtattttctttgtatcttattcagatccccattagctctttctgaagcagcagctacttttcctggtgtccacataaaacatgacataatacagaacctcaatagacaagaacagctcaaggactgaACTACATACGTTTAAAATAAGAACCCCGAAAAGTTAGATTGACAGCTGCACACATTGCTGACAGCTACCAACACATCAGTACATATACATATGCCAAACATGCTGACAACACCGTTTGCGTTGCATAGTAAATGTACACGCGCATGTTATTCAATCATCTCATCTAAACTGCTCGCGCAGGTCAATGGGTGTCTTCGTTGCCAGGGGCTGAAATATAACTTGGTTTTATTTTATATGCTTGACGCACTGCAAGTCCAGCCTCTCCCATCGCCTGGTTgtttttttaggagcatatacagttgaagtcggaagtttacatacacttaggttggagtcattaaaactagtttttcaaacactccacaaatgtcttgttaacaaactatagttttggcaagtcggttaggacatctactttgtgcatgacacaagtcatttttccaacaattgtttacagacagattatttcacttataattcactgtatcacaattccagtgggtcagaggtttacatacactaagttgactgtgcctttaaatagcctggaaaaatttcagaaaatgatgtcatggctctagaagcttctgataggctaattgacatcatttgagtcaattggaggtgtacctgtggatgtatttcaaggcctaccttcaaactcagtgcctctttgcttgacatcatgggaaaatcaaaagaaatcagccaagacctcagaaaaaaaagtctggttcatccctgggagcaatttccaaactcctgaaggtgccacgttcatctgtacaaactatagtacgcaagtataaacaccatgggaccacgcagccgtcataccgctcaggaaggagacgcattctgtctcctagagatgaacatactttgttgcgaaaagtgcaaatcaatcccaaaacagcagcaaaggaccttgtgaagatgctggaggaaacagctacaaaagtatctatatccacagttaaacaagtcctatatcaacataacctgaaaggccgctcagcaaggaagaagccactgctccaaacccatcataaaaaaagccagactacggtttgcaactgcacatggagacaaagatcatacttttttggagaaatgtcctctggtctgatgaaacaaaaatataactgtttggccataatgactatcgttatgtttgaaggaaaagggggaggcttgtatgccgaagaataccatcccaaccgtgaagcacaggggtggcagcatcatggtgtgggggtgctttgctgcaggagggactggtgcacttcacaaaatagatggcgtcatgagggaggaaaattacgtggatatattgaagcaacatctcaagacatcagtcaggaagttaaagcttggttgcaaatgggtcttccaaatggacaatgaccccaagcatacttccaaagttgtggcaaaatggcttaaggacaagaaagtcaaggtattggagtggccatcacaaaaccctgaccccaatcctatagaaaatgtgtgggtagaactgaaaaagtgtttgtgagcaaggaggcctacaaacctgactcagttacaccagctctgtcaggaggaatgggccaaaattcatccaacttattgtgggaagcttgtggaaggctacccgaaacgtttgacccaagttaaacaatttaaaggcaatgcttccaaatactaattgagtgtatgtaaacttctgacccactgggaatgtgatgaaagaaataaaagctgaaataaatcattccctctactattattctgacatttcacattcttaaaataaagtggtgatcctaactgacctaagacatggaatatttactaggagaaaatgtcaggaattgtgaaaaactgagtttaaatgtatttggctaaggtgtatgtaaacttctgacttcaactgtacccaTGTGTGTTACGAACCAATGTTTATTTTcctggacaaattagctagcaacagtaagctagctaaatgtccatgaatgtttcatgtgtgtttcgacctgtccgcaaatgaatatagttggttcacagttggttttgatattttaacctgcgcaTCATGAGCGTGTCTGGTGGGGGACAGACAAAAGCAACACTTAGACGATGGCACACGGAGACGCATAGGCAGTGCCGCTTTGGCAACATGTTATTTAGGTGAGATAGGGTAGAGACTTTATGTTTTTAAGCAACttttgctgtttgcttgagtaatttGAGATCATGGCTTTATTAATACTCTGCATTGCCTTGAATTcattctggatttggggactgtgaaaagacctctggtggcatgtctggtggggtaagtatgTCTGTCAGAGTTATATGTAAGTTGATTATACAGACAGTTTAGAAATTTGAACACTAAtatttctcacaaaaacaagaatTGATGCAGTCAGTATCTCCTCTACTTTGGGCCAGGACTCTTGAGATTAAACCTCTGTGTATATTGAAGGGAAAAATGTGCTACTGTGTTCTGGGCCAGTTGCAGCTTTTCTAGGTCCTTCTTTGCAGCCCTTGACCATATCACCTTGCAATAGTCAAAATTAGATCAAACTAAAGCCTGCAGGACTTGTTTGGTCTAAGACTTGTTTGGTCACAGACAGCCCTCTCATCTTTACAACAATTTAATCAATATGCCTTGACAATTTACAGTCTAAGGTGACACCAAgaagtttagtctcctcaacttgctcaagagcgacatcattcattaccagattcagctgaggtcttgCATTTAGGGAATggtttgtaccaaatacaatgcttttagtttttgactATCCACACATTTCAAAACGGAATGCAAGCTTTGTTTagggttgcagtgatttcactagctgtggttgaatcatcagcgtacataAACACACAGGCTATGTTTAATCATAAAAGGACATAAAAACATGTTAATGATGCATTCAATGTCTCATATTAGTACTATAATTCGGCTCTCTTTCGTTTTTTTTCTCTATCTCTGCAGAAAAAGAATCCCCTTCCCAAGACCTGTTCACGTCTGTCCCCAGCAGCAAGCCGACCCCGGGATCCACCAAGGCCAGTGAGCAGGACGTCAGCAGTGCAGAGTCTGGGGACTCTGAGATAGAGCTGGTCTCTGAGGAGCCCCCCCTGAGGAGCCCCCCCAGCACCAAGTCCAGTAACAACCCTTTTGAGCAGTCTCCCAGCAGCAAGGGAGGTTTCAGCCAGGCTGGCAACCCCTTCGACAACCCCCCCAGTGCCAAGGGACCCACATCCTACAGCAtcctgagggaggagagggaggctgagCTGGACAGTGAGCTCTTCattgagtctgccaatgaggAGAGCCCCAAGAGAGAGGGGTCCGGCCCCAAACAGGGGGTCAACACCCCTTCACCTCTGATCCTCACCGCCGCGTCCCCCGCCCGCTCTGCCCCAGAACTGGTCCCAGCAGAGCCTGTGACGAGCTCCACCATTAAATCATCCAATGAAAAGAGCAAGAGCCCCATGAAGATGGAGGAGGATCGCCCAACTAAGCCCAAGCCCCCCATGGCCACCGTGCCCCCGGAGGTGAGGTCCGAAAAGCCCCTCCTGGACGACAAGCACGTCACTGAGGGGAAAGGAGACCTGGCTACACCTGCTGCGCCTGTCTTTATGGAGGGCTTTGACAAACAGAAAAGTAAGCCTTGTAATTCATTAACTCGTCTGTTGATTCATAATTTGTATGTTATTTCTGGAATCGTGCTGCCCATGATGAACCCTGCATTTCAACATACAATCTGTAGTGATAAACCTACCTACTGTAGTCACACTATTATCCCTCCTTGAAGCCATGTTGTCTTCATAACTTATCTTTCCTTGTTGCAGTTGTGTTGCATCTGCATTATATCATCACAACACTACAGAAATTGCTCAACCAGCTTATGGAACAGGTAGTATGGTATCTGTTGGTGCATTTGTGTGTCAGTGGAGGATCCAGTGGCTGTTCGGTTGCTGTGTTTTAACACCAGTAACTGCACGTTTTTAACCAGGCTGTTGGTATGACTATGGAATCCCTCTCATACAGCAAGCAGGTTGTTCACGTACTGTTTTTACTGCCCTGAGTGTGTGACGCACCAGAAGAGATAACACGGAGGGTCATGGTGTGTTGTTATAGTGCCTTTGTTGACAAGGTCAGGAAATGAAAGTGTTGCTGTGAGACGGCAGATTCCGTGGTGGGTGTGAGCATCGTGGATTATGAGCTGCTGCATGATTTCAAGATCTGCTTCCCTCTGGTGGTTGGCTGCAGTTACAAAACATGTCTGAGAACAGCATTTTTACGATGATAATCAACAAAGGATGAGCCTCTCTCTATTCTGCGTCATTGAAGGTATCATAACTAATCCCTCACTCTCATATAGGATTTTTAGACACAGCCTTGACTCTCTCTTCCAAATCCCGAACAGGCCATCTGTCTCCTAACACCCAGTACCATCATCATGTCAGGAAGTAACTCAGACAGACATATCATCACAGATCACGCCAGAGATCACGCCAGCCAATTTGCACCACATCGAGACAGAGTTCTTTGTGTGTGTTAAGCCGGACATTTTGTGTTGGCACTTATTATTTGTCTTTCTTCTGTTTGCTTCTTTTTCATCCTTCTTGTAAACGGTGGATTTATGTAACCCTGTGATGTCAAATCTGGAACACAAGCATCGACTTAAGCTTAGGCGGATTCACTTCATGTATGGCTAGATGCAGTgatagaaatatcacatttcagtTATTCTATGGTTCTTCAGCTGTCACGGTTCAACATCCACCTGTGGTTGTAACTGCTGCTCTTTTCTTCCGTTGGGGAGAGTAAAGAGGAGTGGAAACATTAAGGATGTGCTTGAGTAAAAGCCCgatgctcccctcctctcctggtgtttacaaacagacacacacagaaggtTCTCGAATTCCTAAAAGCAGGTCAACCCATTTGATGCAGTTGATATTCCTCCACCACTAGGTGGTGCAGGGCACCATAGACTATAATGCTGGAGAGAAGACAAGCAGAGCAGACATCATGTACCACAGCCTGTGCAGCTCCACAGCAGTTGCCATGGCAACACCTTCCTAGGGGGGAGCACACAGCACAGGCTCATATAttttttaaggttgcagtgagcAGAAGGTGTAACAGGGACGTCGACAGGGCTGTCTGGACACAGACTGACTGTACCAATGTCACTGAAATAGAGGGGGTCAATGTTTATAACATTATAAATCATGAGGATATGTTTATTCTCTATCCAAGCCCACAGACACTGTTTAGACATGATACTGTCCGTTGCACACAGCTCGTTACATGCCTCCAAGCATCACTGTGAGTCCATAGCTGTTTGTCAGGCCATTTGCCCTGATAATGCATCCTGGTGGAAAAACCTAAAGCACAAGCTGAACCACAGCCTGAATGCAGTAAACCTAAAAGAACATTGAGGGctgtactgtaggctacagtGTGATGGTTATGAATTATTGAAAAGACCATCACTTAGACTGTTCAATATTTAGTGAGACGTATTGAAAATAACTCCAGTATTTGCGTGATATTGACTGCAAACGTAAACATTCTTTGTACCAATCATACAAAGGGCAGAGGAGTTGACTATTTGCCAGATGATTCATTGGCAACGCTAGGTCCATACTCCAGCAGTAGCCTATAGAATCCTCAGTTCCTAACACAAAACTCTGTTTATAATGATGAATGTACACACATGCCGTCTGTTGTGAGTCtgggttctgtgtgtgtttcatagGTGTGTTACATGTGGAACGGTAGGTTGACCAGGGTGTGTCATTGTTATCACTCTCCCAGTCTGTGGGCTCTGTGGGAGAGCTGTTTTCATGGCGGAGATTCTTTTTTCTCTATGCTGTAAAAGATGACGTCAGATGTTTTTACATTGTCATTTCAACCTGGCACTTTATCTGTAAATTATCTTATATACAATATGGATCATGATAAAACTAGCCTGGGGGTGGGATAGGATATATGCCGATTTCCGACTGAGCTTCATCAAAGGGCATGTTGGTTAACTCTTTCACTGCCAATTCCCCATGCCCAACGCCCTAGTCTGCTTTGAGAATCAGGATCAGCACGGGAACTTTTATTGTGAAATAGTGCTTGCCTCCCCTTTCAAGAAAaagactacccccccccccctcccctcccctccccaggcACTAAATCATTGCATGGATGATTTGCTGCAGTAGCAACTGTGGTGTTGTATTTACAATTCGatcactccctctcctccttctgttCTCGCCAACACTGTTCCACAGCATCAGTCTGTGTGCTCTGCGAGCCAACCAGTACCTTGAAAaccttgcctccctccctctcgtctccgcatctctccctcatctcatctcatcctTCCAACCATTCATGCCATTGTGGGATGACTGAGTGAGTCAGTGGCACAAGAAGAGGAAGAGCTAGAAGAAAACAGAGAACTGAAAGAAAGGGAAATCAGGGAGATAACTGATCATCAGCATGCAGTCCACTGCAGACGGTACCAAGAAGGAGTGCTCCTGGAGCAGCTGGAAAGGCCAGGGTACTGATGCATTTGCTGTGTTTattgtgtgtatctctgtctgtgtgttaggaGTGTGTATCTAGGCTGTGAGTGGTGAAATTATGTATGTATGAGGAGCATGTGTATTTATGCTTCTAGTGCAgctgtagtttgtgtgtgtgtatgaaaggGGGATGTTGCATGTATGGTTGTGGGGGGTATCCATGGTGTGTGTTAGTCGAGGCCTGGGTGATCAGGCTGAGCTGTTTACCTTCACCAGGGGGGTGACAGCAGACACGCCCtgatcacgctctctctctctgccgtgtgAGACAAAGGGCAAAGGTAGGTGTGAGAC encodes:
- the LOC110497848 gene encoding reticulon-1 isoform X1 codes for the protein MSSKPGDELGSEGKWFGDDCERNGIFGSTPPLFDELREDLKSKSREETSDLDQKFHKFEDDGKRPPVAMETASTGDAMSDLFRKPMSDDGELYTSLLSNQSYPSGQDASYLSDDLKRSSDHSSQDTFDSYGIFDSPHTKMTTDLVDVMPKSLLGSSELKTEAYNYMDISHGDDVHNLSCPQPAPLHSLVDTGLSGLDSLGDYMDKSPAGHEEEEEENLGPALDSHSFPYVEEPSEDEELSDYRSYRNLGTPQTASPVKIILTESHPPAAPKPILPQANVSDNILSLGLQGVPTVTLSEPEDDSPDSSPNASPTEKESPSQDLFTSVPSSKPTPGSTKASEQDVSSAESGDSEIELVSEEPPLRSPPSTKSSNNPFEQSPSSKGGFSQAGNPFDNPPSAKGPTSYSILREEREAELDSELFIESANEESPKREGSGPKQGVNTPSPLILTAASPARSAPELVPAEPVTSSTIKSSNEKSKSPMKMEEDRPTKPKPPMATVPPEVRSEKPLLDDKHVTEGKGDLATPAAPVFMEGFDKQKTIDLLYWRNVKQSGAVFGSVLLLLFSLTQFSVVSVGAYLTLAALSASISFRIYKSVLQAVQKTDEGHPFKSYLEVEISLSQDQIGNYADKALLYANTCMKELRRLFLVQDLIDSLKFAVLMWLLTYVGALFNGLTLLILAVVSMFSMPIVYEKHQAQIDQYVGLIRTQVNSVVGKIQAKIPGAKRKEE